In Microplitis demolitor isolate Queensland-Clemson2020A chromosome 9, iyMicDemo2.1a, whole genome shotgun sequence, one genomic interval encodes:
- the LOC103578660 gene encoding probable phenylalanine--tRNA ligase, mitochondrial codes for MYPLMKLISNKQLKLLIRKCSTAAKINNNNNCKKYSPEIELIGRKYKTDDWTNLTSKIISKLNKNLHTTEYHPLSHVRQKIVNFFYKNYRNKCGNPVFSVCDNLSPVVSVQQNFDSLLIPGDHVSRSKNDCYYVNSDTMLRAHTTAHQAELIAMGLDNFLIIGDVYRRDEIDATHYPVFHQVDAVRLCTRDEVFKNVNNSDNLKLFESNGRESDEKQIVHTLEAVKIMEHELKSVLVGLAQALFGQDVKYRWVIQYFPFTHPSWELEVFYNDQWIEVLGCGIVRHEILKNCGVTDRIGWAFGLGLERLAMCFYNISDIRLFWSQDTGFLNQFKFDDPDTPVKYKPISIYPQLANDISFWLPDNEYSPNDFYDLAREHGGDIIEQITLIDEFTHPKTKKVSHCYRIIYRHMERTLTQKEVTSVHTKIQEAAASELNVTLRIK; via the exons atgtatccattaatgaaattaataagcaacaaacaattgaaattattaataagaaaatgtTCAACTgcagcaaaaataaataataataataattgtaaaaaatattcaccAGAAATAGAATTAATAGGCCGCAAATATAAAACAGATGATTGGACGAACTTGACatctaaaataatatcaaagttaaataaaaatcttcacACAACTGAGTACCACCCGCTGTCACATGTCCGtcaaaaaatagtcaattttttctacaaaaattaccGTAACAAATGTGGGAACCCAGTATTCAGCGTGTGCGACAATTTGTCACCAGTAGTAAGTGTCcagcaaaattttgattccCTCCTGATACCTGGGGATCATGTCAGTCGCAGCAAGAATGACTGCTACTACGTCAATAGCGACACAATGTTACGAGCGCACACGACAGCACATCAAGCAGAACTGATAGCGATGGGtctcgataattttttgataatcgGTGACGTTTATCGGCGAGATGAAATAGATGCCACGCATTACCCAGTCTTCCATCAGGTTGACGCTGTCAGACTCTGCACGCGGGATGAAGTCTTCAAAAATGTCAACAACTCGGACAATCTGAAACTTTTTGAGTCTAATGGCAGAGAGAGTGATGAGAAACAAATTGTCCATACTCTGGAAGCCGTCAAAATAATGGAACACGAACTTAAAAGTGTTCTCGTAGGTCTCGCTCAAGCACTTTTTGGtcaag atgtCAAATACCGTTGGGTCATTCAGTATTTTCCATTCACTCACCCGTCATGGGAGCTGGAGGTGTTTTATAACGACCAGTGGATTGAAGTCCTGGGCTGCGGTATCGTCAGACACgagattttgaaaaactgCGGAGTTACTGATCGTATTGGTTGGGCATTTGGTCTAGGTCTTGAAAGATTGGCCATGTGCTTTTATAATATCTCAGACATCAGGCTGTTCTGGAGCCAGGACACTGGATTTTTAAATCAGTTCAAGTTTGATGATCCTGATACGCCAGTTAAATACAAG cCCATCAGCATTTACCCGCAGCTTGCTAATGACATAAGTTTCTGGCTACCGGACAATGAGTACTCGCCGAATGATTTCTATGACCTAGCCCGCGAGCACGGCGGTGATATAATAGAACAAATAACACTGATAGATGAATTTACTCATCCGAAAACCAAAAAGGTGTCGCATTGCTACAGAATTATTTACCGGCACATGGAACGCACTCTTACCCAAAAAGAAGTCACTTCTGTACATACAAAAATCCAAGAAGCTGCTGCTAGCGAACTTAACGTCACTCTtcgtattaaataa
- the LOC103578655 gene encoding transmembrane and ubiquitin-like domain-containing protein 1, with protein sequence MTLIEGVGDEVTDFFIVVGVILIGWIAWCSTNISEQPLIRTVLILQHRTRTRIAELRANNSSSRIIDNRNSSAEESSEETIVPSNSSSNEPEENCPVDNQQATAEATGSLATGTATSEQVLIEAMDSLNDDSNLLHRPVKLSTSSDNDKPDEAEQSGPEPAPAGDSPQDICNEDNEITIKLKFINDDQKIVTGRLKEMLSEFKRRHFQVELDAQKRVRLVFNGQVLQPDSETLEKCGLFHNCVVHCLVHQPLLPTSTQSSTSSSRYSSNGNSNQSFQNLPGGDSPGVSSLHQEWDLSRLLVSILTLVLAIAWYSRYHYAQLFTVTTTMALYALTAMFTLALFGNFFPDQESLREVE encoded by the exons atgactttaATTGAAGGAGTTGGTGATGAAgtgacagatttttttattgttgttggTGTGATATTAATTGGTTGGATAGCATGGTGTTCGACAAATATATCCGAACAACCATTGATACGTACAGTATTAATATTACAACATAGAACACGTACACGTATCGCTGAACTACGTGCCAATAATTCATCAAGtagaattattgataacagaaaTTCGAGTGCGGAGGAGTCGAGTGAGGAGACAATCGTACCAAGTAATAGCAGCAGTAATGAACCTGAGGAAAATTGTCCTGTTGATAATCAACAAg ctACGGCAGAAGCCACAGGTTCACTGGCAACAGGGACAGCAACTTCGGAGCAAGTACTTATAGAAGCTATGGATTCATTGAATGATGACAGCAATTTATTACACAGACCTGTCAAGTTATCAACGAGCAGTGATAATGATAAACCTGATGAAGCTGAACAGTCAGGGCCTGAACCAGCGCCAGCTGGTGATTCCCCTCAGGATATTTGCAATGAAGACAATGAGATAACGATTAAGTTGAAGTTTATAAATGATGACCAGAAAATAGTCACCGGACGTTTGAAAGAAATGTTGAGTGAATTTAAAAG aCGACACTTTCAAGTTGAATTGGATGCCCAGAAACGGGTACGCTTAGTATTTAATGGACAAGTATTACAACCAGACAGTGAGACACTGGAAAAATGTGGACTGTTTCATAATTGTGTTGTCCACTGTCTTGTTCATCAGCCTCTGTTACCAACATCGACGCAATCGAGCACAAGTTCATCGCGGTATTCAAGTAACGGTAACAGTAATCagtcatttcaaaatttaccgGGCGGTGATAGTCCTGGTGTAAGTTCTCTGCACCAGGAATGGGATCTAAGTAGATTATTAGTCAGTATTTTAACTCTGGTATTGGCTATCGCGTGGTACTCACGGTATCATTACGCCCAACTATTTACAGTAACAACTACCATGGCATTGTATGCACTCACTGCAATGTTTACTCTCGCTCTCTtcggtaatttttttcctgatCAAGAGAGCTTGAGGgaagttgaataa
- the LOC103578654 gene encoding isoleucine--tRNA ligase, cytoplasmic-like: MREKLPETINFPKEEEKLLKFWADNDVFQNSLRLSKGRQRYSFYDGPPFATGLPHYGHILAGTIKDVVTRYAHQDGYYVERRFGWDTHGLPVEFEVEKALGIKGPEDVAKMGIDNYNKECRSIVMKYSGDWEKIIGRMGRWIDFKNDYKTLYPWFMESVWWVFKELYNKGLVYQGVKVMPFSTGCNTPLSNFEAGLNYKEVIDPSIYVAFPLKDEPGVSLIAWTTTPWTLPSNLALCCNPNFEYVLVKDKVSRKTYILLKSALAQVYKSDDLYEIIGKKMGSELKGKRYEPPFNYFEHLRSQGAFQVLNDSYVTAETGTGIVHQAPYFGEDDYRCNLQAGIITKDQNPICPVDSCGKFTEQVKDFSGMYVKDADKEIIKVLLANGKCLKYAGCSHSYPYCWRSDTPLIYKAVPSWFIRVESIKDKLLSTTAETYWVPDYVKDKRFGNWLRDARDWAVSRNRYWGNPMPLWISDDKKEVVCVGSIAELEELTGTKVTDIHRESIDHLTIPSRRGPNYGVLKRIPEIFDCWFESGSMPYAQMNYPFDRVKDFEESFPADFIAEGIDQTRGWFYTLLVISTALFDKPPFKNLVCNGLVLAADGQKMSKSKKNYPDPMEIINRFGADALRLYLINSPVVRAENLRFKEEGVRDVIKDVFLPWFNAFRFLNQNIERFETEEKCKFVFYDDEMINVSDNIMDKWILSFTQTLLKLLKEEMKAYRLYNVVPKLVKYIDNLTNWYVRMNRKRIKGEGGTKDCEHALNTLFYVIYTMVRINAPFTPFLSEFMYQRLLPWLPKTKNNESVHYQMIPAPREQLINEEIERAVYHMQTVIDLGRIVRDRKTIPVKYPLPEVVIIHQDPLILEEIVRLKSYILEELNVKEMTVTTDKQKYGVVLRAEPDHKTLGVRLRGEFKAMITAIKELTDDQLQEFLVKKEIVVNQYVLEEEDLRLMFSFSGPTAEQLSQRYEAHSEGNILILLDITPDESMQDEGIAREIINRVQKLRKKAQLVPTDAVDVYYEIKDSYSMLKKVIDSYKEFIESTTKTPQRELKEMTSDADVIVEEMQKIKGVDMNLVLVKRAGSGGKRRSEPFLKFVNVKLVDVESVDAKSGELGVVLLQSPRTGDTIGYQQLRDEVRVLFGLYDKTFELYNEKNSLSETADLLALHRKCILVANSGKTDAGDEKASAPACAFVNVKCDSKQVTVMLENPRGKYPVSSGQLKKKLDSLFEGFEFLVPDADSLVAQLDGSVLEPFK; encoded by the coding sequence ATGAGAGAAAAATTGCCCGAGACGATAAACTTTCCCAAGGAAGAAGAGAAACTtcttaaattttgggctgacAATGACGTTTTTCAAAACAGCCTGCGGTTATCAAAAGGACGTCAGCGGTATTCATTTTACGATGGGCCGCCTTTCGCCACGGGTCTGCCTCACTATGGACACATACTAGCCGGCACAATAAAAGACGTGGTGACCCGTTATGCCCACCAGGACGGCTACTACGTGGAGCGACGTTTTGGCTGGGACACGCACGGTCTGCCAGTCGAATTCGAGGTAGAGAAAGCTCTGGGCATCAAAGGTCCTGAGGATGTCGCTAAAATGGGCATCGATAATTACAACAAAGAGTGCCGTAGCATTGTGATGAAGTACTCTGGGGATTGGGAGAAAATAATAGGACGCATGGGCCGTTGGATCgatttcaaaaacgactacaAGACTTTGTACCCATGGTTCATGGAGTCTGTCTGGTGGGTCTTCAAAGAACTGTACAACAAAGGTCTGGTTTATCAGGGAGTCAAGGTGATGCCCTTCTCCACGGGCTGCAACACACCTCTGTCCAACTTTGAAGCAGGCTTAAATTACAAAGAAGTTATTGACCCATCAATTTACGTGGCTTTCCCACTTAAAGACGAGCCAGGCGTGTCACTGATCGCTTGGACGACTACTCCATGGACATTACCCAGCAACTTGGCGCTCTGTTGTAATCCAAACTTCGAGTACGTGCTGGTGAAAGACAAGGTGTCACGCAAGACTTACATTCTGCTGAAGTCTGCGCTGGCTCAGGTGTACAAGTCTGATGATCTTTACGAAATAATTGGCAAGAAAATGGGCTCTGAGCTTAAAGGAAAACGTTACGAGCCGCCGTTCAATTACTTTGAGCACTTGAGATCCCAAGGAGCTTTCCAGGTGCTCAATGACTCGTATGTTACTGCTGAAACTGGTACTGGAATTGTTCATCAGGCTCCGTACTTTGGTGAGGACGATTATCGGTGTAATTTGCAAGCTGGCATCATCACCAAGGACCAGAATCCCATTTGTCCAGTTGACAGTTGCGGTAAATTTACTGAACAAGTTAAAGACTTTAGCGGGATGTATGTAAAAGACGCAGACAAGGAAATTATCAAGGTTCTGCTTGCTAATGGCAAGTGCCTCAAGTACGCGGGATGTAGTCACAGTTATCCGTACTGCTGGAGATCAGACACTCCGTTGATTTACAAAGCCGTGCCCTCCTGGTTCATCAGAGTCGAGAGCATCAAGGACAAGTTGCTGTCAACGACCGCTGAGACTTACTGGGTGCCAGATTATGTAAAGGACAAACGTTTTGGAAACTGGTTACGCGACGCACGTGACTGGGCTGTCAGTCGCAATCGTTACTGGGGCAATCCGATGCCTCTTTGGATCTCTGATGACAAAAAGGAAGTTGTCTGCGTGGGAAGCATCGCCGAGCTCGAGGAGTTGACTGGTACCAAAGTGACGGACATCCATCGCGAAAGTATTGACCACTTGACAATTCCATCAAGACGTGGCCCAAACTATGGAGTCCTCAAACGTATCCCCGAGATATTCGATTGCTGGTTCGAATCGGGGTCGATGCCGTACGCCCAGATGAACTACCCGTTTGATAGAGTCAAAGATTTCGAAGAAAGTTTCCCGGCGGATTTCATTGCCGAGGGTATTGATCAAACTCGCGGGTGGTTTTACACACTCTTAGTCATCTCTACGGCTCTGTTTGATAAGCCGCCGTTCAAAAATCTCGTCTGCAATGGATTAGTCCTGGCAGCTGACGGACAAAAAATGTCCaagagtaagaaaaattatcCTGACCCCATGGAAATTATCAATCGTTTCGGTGCTGATGCGCTGagattatatttgataaactCCCCGGTCGTAAGAGCAGAAAATTTACGTTTCAAGGAAGAAGGAGTTCGTGATGTCATCAAAGACGTTTTTCTACCTTGGTTTAATGCTTTCCGGTTTCTGAATCAAAATATCGAGCGATTTGAGACTGAAGAAAAGTGTAAATTTGTGTTTTATGATGACGAGATGATAAATGTCTCGGATAATATCATGGACAAGTGGATTTTGTCATTCACTCAGACGCTGCTGAAGCTCCTGAAGGAAGAGATGAAAGCCTACAGGCTGTACAACGTTGTTCCGAAGCTGGTCAAGTACATCGACAATCTGACCAACTGGTATGTGCGTATGAACCGGAAACGTATCAAGGGCGAAGGCGGAACCAAAGACTGCGAGCATGCTTTGAACACTCTTTTCTACGTGATCTACACGATGGTGCGTATCAACGCTCCATTCACGCCGTTCCTCAGTGAATTTATGTATCAGCGACTGCTACCCTGGTTGCCCAAGACGAAGAACAACGAGAGTGTGCACTACCAGATGATACCAGCCCCGCGAGAACAATTGATCAATGAGGAAATAGAACGTGCTGTCTATCACATGCAGACTGTCATTGATCTCGGTCGCATTGTACGTGATCGCAAGACTATTCCAGTCAAGTATCCACTGCCAGAGGTAGTTATCATTCATCAAGATCCGCTGATTCTCGAGGAAATAGTTCGGCTTAAATCGTACATTCTGGAAGAGCTCAATGTCAAGGAGATGACCGTGACGACGGACAAACAAAAGTACGGAGTCGTCTTGCGTGCTGAGCCGGACCACAAGACTCTGGGAGTCAGACTACGAGGAGAATTTAAAGCTATGATTACAGCCATCAAAGAACTTACTGATGATCAGCTGCAAGAGTTTCTGGTGAAGAAAGAGATTGTTGTAAATCAGTATGTACTTGAAGAGGAAGACTTGAGGCTGATGTTCAGCTTCTCTGGACCGACTGCCGAGCAACTGTCCCAGAGGTACGAAGCCCACAGCGAAGGAAATATTTTGATTCTGCTGGATATCACGCCAGATGAGTCGATGCAGGATGAAGGCATTGccagagaaataattaatagagtaCAGAAATTGAGGAAGAAGGCCCAATTGGTACCTACTGATGCTGTTGATGTCTACTACGAGATAAAAGACTCCTACAGCATGCTGAAGAAAGTCATTGACAGCTACAAAGAATTTATTGAGAGCACTACCAAGACACCGCAGCGTGAGTTGAAGGAGATGACCAGCGATGCTGATGTTATTGTTGAAGAAATGCAGAAGATCAAGGGAGTAGACATGAACTTGGTGTTGGTCAAGAGAGCCGGCAGCGGAGGAAAGAGACGGAGTGAGCCATTCCTCAAGTTTGTTAATGTCAAGCTGGTTGATGTCGAGTCAGTTGATGCCAAGTCTGGCGAACTCGGAGTTGTTTTACTCCAGAGTCCTAGAACTGGTGACACCATTGGCTACCAGCAGCTCCGAGATGAGGTTCGTGTGCTATTTGGACTCTATGACAAGACATTCGAGCTGTACAATGAAAAGAACTCGCTCTCTGAGACAGCGGATTTGTTGGCGTTGCACAGGAAGTGTATTCTGGTGGCCAACTCGGGAAAGACTGATGCTGGTGACGAGAAGGCCAGCGCTCCAGCTTGCGCGTTCGTTAACGTCAAGTGTGACAGCAAACAAGTCACGGTCATGTTGGAGAATCCCCGAGGTAAATATCCAGTCAGCTCGGGACAGCTGAAGAAAAAATTGGACTCTCTGTTCGAAGGATTTGAATTTCTGGTTCCTGATGCTGATTCTCTTGTTGCTCAGCTTGACGGATCAGTCTTGGAgccttttaaataa
- the LOC103578656 gene encoding chitooligosaccharidolytic beta-N-acetylglucosaminidase has product MFGVLITILVFQSFCTHAQIFSSPWNYKCTNGQCVKFETIKNESISSLEACQLLCGDGGLWPKPTGPYYIGNSLVNLNPSKIKLHLINSSSIAGDLLKRKVNALKMNLKKFIRNPRKLVGLGLDIYIKGLINDSDMTLRLSTKESYKLKINKRKSSVSVIIRGENYFGVRNALETLSQLIVFNDFVDKIQIATNVSIIDGPVYPYRGILLDTSRNYISKEEILKTIEAMGMSKLNTFHWHLSDSQSFPYVSRSWPNMSRYGAYSSNKIYTEKDIKEIVSFGIYQGVRVIPELDAPAHVGEGWQWVGDDALACFRGEPWPSYCQEPPCGQLNPASNRVYEVLESLYKDLMDDFKPVVFHMGGDEVNINCWNSSESIRKFVSKKGWSLDASGFVKLWLLFQQRAYDKLKLAGGGEEVKAVLWTSKLTDENNIEYLDPDKYIIQIWTAAYDDTISRLLQNDFQVIFSNYDALYLDCGFGAWIGEGSNWCSPYKGWKKIYENSPLKIVKEHGVENKKHLILGGEVALWTEQVDSTSVDSRLWPRSAALAERLWAEPSSSWRNAEPRILRHRERLVTRGILADSLEPEWCRQNPGNCN; this is encoded by the exons atgttcGGTGtactaattactattttagtttttcagaGCTTCTGTACTCATGCCCAAATTTtcag CTCGCCATGGAATTACAAATGTACTAATGGACAGTGtgttaaatttgaaacaattaaaaatgagtcGATATCTTCTTTGGAAGCTTGCCAACTCCTCTGCGGCGATGGCGGATTGTGGCCCAAACCAACAGGCCCTTATTACATCGGCAATTCTCTGGTTAATTTGAACcctagtaaaataaaattacatttaatcaACTCGTCTTCAATTGCCGGGGATCTGCTTAAGCGCAAAGTCAACGCGCTCAAGATGAACCTAAAGAAATTTATCCGAAACCCGCGAAAACTTGTAGGGTTGGGTcttgatatatatatcaaaGGGTTGATTAATGACAGTGACATGACTCTTAGGCTCAGTACCAAAGaaagttataaattgaaaataaataaacgcaaGAGTTCAGTAAGCGTAATAATAAGAGGGGAAAATTACTTTGGAGTACGAAATGCTCTGGAGACTTTGTCCCAACTGATAGTTTTCAAtgattttgttgataaaattcaaatagcgACGAACGTTTCTATAATTGACGGTCCAGTTTACCCCTATCGTGGAATTTTACTGGATACGAGCCGCAATTATATCAGTAAAGAAGAAATATTGAAGACTATTGAGGCCATGGGAATGTCGAAACTGAATACATTCCATTGGCATCTGTCAGACTCACAGAGTTTTCCTTACGTCAGTCGATCCTGGCCAAATATGTCTAGATACGGAGCTTATTCGTCCAATAAAATCTACACTGAGAAAGATATCAAGGAGATCGTTAGCTTTGGGATTTATCAGGGCGTCCGAGTGATTCCAGAGCTGGATGCCCCGGCACATGTTGGCGAGGGCTGGCAATGGGTCGGCGATGATGCTCTGGCTTGTTTTCGTGGTGAGCCTTGGCCGTCATATTGCCAGGAACCACCTTGTGGTCAACTGAATCCCGCTAGTAACAGAGTCTATGAAGTGCTAGAAAGTCTTTACAAAGATCTGATGGACGATTTCAAGCCGGTGGTCTTTCACATGGGCGGGGACGAAGTGAATATCAACTGCTGGAACTCATCGGAGTCTATTAGAAAATTTGTCAGCAAAAAAGGATGGAGTTTAGACGCGTCTGGTTTTGTAAAACTTTGGCTTTTATTCCAACAGCGCGcgtatgataaattaaaattggcTGGTGGTGGTGAAGAAGTCAAGGCTGTTTTGTGGACGAGTAAGCTCactgatgaaaataatattgagtATTTGGACcctgataaatatataattcaaatatggACGGCAGCTTATGATGACACGATCAGCAGACTTTTGCAGAATGACTTTCAAgtcattttttcaaactaCGACGCGCTTTATCTTGACTGCGG cttTGGAGCTTGGATTGGTGAAGGATCCAACTGGTGTTCGCCTTACAAaggatggaaaaaaatttacgaaaattcTCCTCTGAAAATAGTTAAGGAACACggggttgaaaataaaaaacatctgATTCTTG gTGGAGAAGTTGCGTTATGGACGGAACAAGTTGACAGTACTTCAGTAGATTCACGTCTGTGGCCCAGATCAGCAGCTCTGGCTGAAAGATTGTGGGCAGAGCCATCATCATCATGGAGAAATGCAGAACCACGCATACTCCGTCATCGCGAACGTTTGGTAACCCGTGGAATTTTAGCTGATAGTTTAGAACCAGAATGGTGCAGACAAAATCCAGGGAACTGcaactag
- the LOC103578657 gene encoding ADAM 17-like protease, protein MMNKIYCFYGLCQIVMILQFSQTLDQNLKYYETLHVKHLDHKIVKRGTEHGSHPYNKINQVEFYAHGRHFRLILTPRKEVIHSKFKAYEVNADGEEKSVHLDHESFYHGRVFGELDSHAQVHIDEGVITGSITISDETYHIEPSWRHLPQLGNKSMIIYKASDVKLSWEHVENGQGHTHGVPKTCGYIKASADDPGDDDDSDYVDELEPTSDDLEVHANESRPSRVKRQTETYEYTPTKTRCPLLLVADYRFYQEMGASSTKTTINYLISLIDRVHKIYNDTLWQDRLEQDGFKGMGFVIKKIVVHSEPTRVRGGDTHYNMIREKWDVRTLLEVFSREYSHKDFCLAHLFTDLKFEGGILGLAYVGSPRRNSVGGICTPEYFKNGYTLYLNSGLSSSRNHYGQRVITREADLVTAHEFGHNWGSEHDPDVTECSPSASQGGSYLMYTYSVSGYDVNNKRFSPCSLRSIKKVLQAKSGRCFSEPEESFCGNLRVEGDEECDAGLLGTEDNDACCDKNCKLRRNQGAVCSDKNSPCCQNCLFMRLGTKCRDAQYATCEQESRCTGASSECPRSPPMKNGTACLERGQCRLGKCVPYCETQGLQSCMCDTIGDACKRCCRMNLNETCFPIDPPDLLPDGTPCIQGFCNKGICEKTIQDVVERFWDIIEDININKVIRFLKDNIVGAVIISTAIIWIPASCVVSYIDSRRVKENDKKWRWKNTDQLIHPDDQRQVIHVGLPRRLEQSKVT, encoded by the exons atgatgaataaaatttattgtttttatggTTTATGCCAAATTGTCATGATTTTGCAATTTTCAC aAACATTAGACCAAAACCTCAAGTATTATGAGACACTTCATGTCAAGCACCTGGACCACAAAATAGTAAAACGCGGCACCGAGCATGGGAGCCATCCTTACAACAAAATAAACCAGGTGGAATTTTACGCCCACGGTCGTCATTTTCGTCTGATTCTTACCCCACGAAAAGAAGTCATCCACTCAAAATTCAAAGCGTACGAAGTAAATGCTGACGGAGAAGAGAAGTCCGTCCACCTGGACCACGAGAGTTTCTACCATGGGCGCGTGTTCGGGGAACTGGACTCCCATGCCCAGGTACACATTGACGAGGGTGTCATTACTGGCAGCATTACTATTTCAGACGAAACTTATCATATTGAGCCATCATGGAGACACCTCCCGCAACTGGGCAACAAGTCGATGATCATCTACAAGGCCTCGGATGTTAAACTGAGCTGGGAACACGTCGAAAACGGACAGGGACACACTCACGGGGTCCCCAAAACCTGTGGCTACATAAAGGCATCAGCTGATGATCCAGGCGACGACGATGACTCTGATTATGTTGATGAACTAGAGCCCACTTCTGATGATCTGGAAGTTCATGCGAATGAGTCGAGACCATCAAGAGTTAAAAGACAGACGGAAACGTACGAGTACACGCCGACTAAAACTCGTTGTCCGCTATTGCTGGTCGCTGACTACAGATTTTATCAGGAAATGGGGGCGAGCAGCACCAAAACGACGATCAATTACCTGATAAGTTTGATTGATCGTGTgcacaaaatttacaatgacACTCTCTGGCAGGATCGTCTCGAGCAAGACGGGTTCAAAGGCATGGgatttgtcattaaaaaaattgtcgttCACAGCGAGCCGACACGTGTACGTGGAGGTGATACTCACTACAATATGATTCGGGAAAAATGGGACGTTCGCACACTTCTTGAAGTCTTTAGCCGCGAGTACAGTCACAAAGATTTTTGTCTCGCTCATTTGTTCACTGATTTGAAGTTTGAAGGCGGGATACTCGGTCTTGCTTACGTTGGCTCTCCGCGGAGAAATTCAGTAGGTGGAATTTGTACTCcagagtattttaaaaatgggtATACGTTGTATTTAAATTCAGGATTGAGCAGCAGTAGGAACCATTACGGTCAGCGGGTGATAACTCGAGAAGCTGATCTGGTGACGGCGCATGAGTTCGGGCACAATTGGGGCTCGGAACATGACCCGGATGTCACGGAATGCAGCCCGAGTGCTAGCCAAGGAGGATCTTATTTGATGTACACCTACAGCGTCAGCGGATATGACGTCAATAACAAGAGATTTTCCCCTTGTAGCTTGAGGTCTATCAAGAAAGTCCTGCAAGCTAAGTCTGGGAGGTGCTTCAGCGAGCCGGAGGAGTCGTTCTGTGGGAATCTTAGGGTCGAGGGCGACGAGGAGTGCGACGCGGGGCTGCTGGGCACGGAAGACAACGACGCGTGTTGTGATAAAAATTGCAAGTTGAGGAGAAATCAGGGGGCTGTTTGCAGTGACAAGAATTCCCCTTGCTGTcagaattgtttatttatgcGGCTTGGCACCAAGTGCAGAGATGCTCAGTATGCGACTTGTGAGCAGGAGTCCAGGTGCACTGGAGCTTCGAGTGAATGTCCGAGGTCGCCACCGATGAAAAATGGAACCGCTTGTCTGGAAAGAGGACAGTGCAGATTGGGAAAATGTGTTCCTTATTGTGAGACTCAAGGGCTGCAGAGTTGCATGTGTGATACca ttgGCGACGCTTGTAAAAGATGCTGCAGAATGAATCTTAATGAAACATGTTTTCCAATTGATCCACCTGACCTTCTACCAGACGGTACTCCATGTATTCAAGGCTTTTGCAATAAG ggAATATGTGAAAAAACAATTCAGGATGTCGTTGAACGTTTTTGGGACATAATAGAggacataaatataaataaagtaataagaTTTTTGAAGGACAATATTGTCGGGGCCGTTATCATCAGCACGGCAATAATATGGATCCCCGCGAGCTGTGTTGTCAGTTACATCGACAGCAGACGCGTCAaagaaaatgacaaaaaatggAGATGGAAAAATACTGATCAGCTGATTCATCCGGATGATCAGAGACAAGTGATACATGTCGGGTTACCAAGACGCTTGGAGCAATCCAAAGTTacctaa